Proteins encoded by one window of Sulfurimonas crateris:
- a CDS encoding AAA family ATPase produces the protein MILSRLRLENFKKYSAKTIEFGEGLIGIIGKNGSGKSTIFEAIFFALYGELRSKGYKDIVKNSNADAKDAVVVELEFEFDAATYRVVREFRGKAMSANAKLYKNEELITSGAKEVTSSITSLTKMSKDAFVNTLFASQKELTSLSTLKNEDRKKMIRRLLGLEKIDFVERELIEKSRELKREIEAFKEVLLGEAEIKQKEEQIKQNIASKEALVKDEKSKTEYLDALKTKEKEIKKELGVFAETKEKKQKLASQLELTKNSKNSELLNQVKLNAEFHELEDKQEKLESLKPAAKEYLSLQQQLKEQEKLREFFLKKEGLQKEQVQLREQYTKSRSDIGALEKACEGYDEFVLNAKNLEINIAVLQESVKTKQTIENELKAEIASELKQIDITNAKIAKLKELGNEGACPTCTRPLLEEYDNVVNSLVGTVNETHQKKIDEYKKQLTNVETQKSAFETEKKQKEKEFSEIVSSVKIIESKLKDLKAAQEHFALVEQKGLKNKQELKELEAYSYDEKAHEKIRSDFASLEPKYKLYVSHETELKRLPVVKADLALVSKRIEDLREQYKKKEAEFNLVIYDEEKHKAKLAEHDELLKAIDAKTALLMEIKVKVAKIEGEIKNIEASLNNNEAQKKKVQSKKDDLLDYEKIKASLTEFKTRLNAKIAPRISEIASEMYARITKGKYQHIEVSNDFDFFIYDEGKKYPIERFSGGEIDLANLVLRIAISKTLTELSGASSIGFLAFDEVFGSQDESRRMEILEAFHTIKEQYRQIFLISHEMEIKEMFERVVEL, from the coding sequence ATGATACTATCTAGACTCCGACTTGAAAACTTTAAAAAATACAGCGCTAAGACAATAGAGTTTGGCGAGGGTTTGATAGGCATCATCGGCAAAAACGGAAGCGGAAAATCTACCATCTTCGAGGCGATATTTTTTGCACTTTACGGCGAACTTAGAAGCAAAGGGTATAAAGATATAGTCAAAAACTCAAATGCTGACGCAAAAGATGCGGTGGTCGTTGAGCTTGAGTTTGAGTTTGATGCGGCAACCTACAGAGTAGTTCGTGAATTTCGCGGAAAAGCGATGAGCGCAAACGCAAAACTCTACAAAAATGAAGAGCTTATCACAAGTGGTGCCAAAGAGGTGACAAGCTCCATAACATCACTAACAAAGATGAGCAAAGATGCTTTTGTGAACACTCTTTTTGCCTCCCAAAAAGAGCTTACAAGCCTCAGTACGCTTAAAAATGAAGATAGAAAAAAGATGATACGCCGTCTTTTGGGACTTGAAAAAATAGACTTTGTCGAAAGAGAGCTGATTGAAAAAAGCAGAGAGCTAAAACGCGAAATAGAAGCGTTTAAAGAGGTGCTTTTGGGCGAAGCGGAGATAAAGCAAAAAGAGGAGCAGATAAAGCAGAATATCGCTTCAAAAGAGGCTCTTGTAAAAGATGAGAAGAGCAAGACAGAATATCTTGATGCACTAAAAACAAAAGAAAAAGAGATAAAAAAAGAGCTCGGAGTGTTTGCAGAGACAAAAGAGAAGAAGCAAAAACTCGCATCACAGCTGGAACTGACAAAAAACTCTAAAAACAGCGAGCTGTTAAATCAGGTAAAACTTAACGCTGAGTTTCATGAACTTGAAGACAAGCAGGAGAAGCTCGAATCTTTAAAACCTGCGGCAAAAGAGTATCTTAGCCTGCAGCAGCAGTTAAAGGAGCAGGAGAAGCTCAGAGAGTTCTTCCTCAAAAAAGAGGGTTTGCAAAAGGAGCAGGTTCAGCTAAGAGAGCAGTACACAAAGAGCAGATCAGACATTGGCGCACTTGAAAAAGCTTGCGAAGGGTATGACGAGTTTGTCTTAAATGCAAAAAATCTGGAAATAAACATCGCAGTTTTGCAAGAGAGCGTAAAGACAAAACAGACGATCGAAAACGAGCTAAAAGCCGAAATAGCCTCAGAACTCAAACAGATAGATATCACGAACGCCAAGATAGCCAAACTAAAAGAGCTAGGAAACGAGGGCGCTTGTCCGACATGCACGAGACCGCTCCTTGAAGAGTATGACAATGTTGTAAACTCGCTTGTCGGCACGGTCAACGAGACACACCAGAAGAAGATAGATGAGTACAAAAAACAGCTTACCAACGTAGAGACTCAAAAGAGCGCATTTGAGACAGAAAAGAAGCAAAAAGAGAAAGAGTTTTCAGAGATCGTAAGCAGTGTTAAAATCATAGAGAGCAAACTTAAAGACCTAAAAGCCGCACAAGAACACTTTGCCCTTGTAGAGCAAAAAGGGCTTAAAAACAAGCAGGAGCTTAAAGAGCTTGAAGCCTACAGTTACGATGAGAAAGCGCACGAGAAGATAAGAAGCGACTTTGCATCTCTTGAACCAAAATACAAACTATACGTGAGCCATGAAACAGAGCTAAAGAGGCTACCGGTCGTAAAAGCGGACTTGGCACTTGTGAGCAAAAGAATCGAAGATCTAAGAGAGCAGTACAAGAAAAAAGAGGCGGAGTTTAACCTTGTCATCTACGACGAAGAGAAGCACAAAGCAAAGCTTGCGGAGCATGACGAACTGCTCAAAGCCATAGATGCAAAAACCGCACTTCTGATGGAGATAAAAGTAAAAGTCGCAAAGATCGAGGGCGAGATAAAAAATATAGAGGCCTCGCTTAACAATAATGAAGCGCAAAAGAAAAAAGTTCAGAGTAAAAAAGATGACCTGCTTGATTATGAGAAGATAAAAGCGAGCCTTACTGAGTTTAAGACACGTCTAAATGCAAAAATAGCGCCCCGCATCTCGGAGATCGCCTCAGAGATGTACGCGCGTATCACAAAAGGCAAGTACCAGCACATAGAGGTCAGCAACGACTTTGACTTTTTCATCTATGATGAGGGCAAAAAGTACCCCATAGAGCGTTTTAGCGGCGGAGAGATAGACCTTGCAAACTTAGTGCTTCGCATAGCAATCTCAAAAACTCTAACGGAACTAAGCGGTGCAAGCAGCATTGGTTTCTTGGCATTCGATGAAGTGTTTGGAAGTCAGGACGAGAGCCGCCGCATGGAGATACTAGAGGCTTTCCACACCATAAAAGAGCAGTACAGACAGATATTTCTCATAAGCCA
- a CDS encoding metallophosphoesterase family protein, with translation MKILHFSDTHLGFNDLDILNEENINQREADFYDAFAQVVEQIKEIKPDYIIHTGDLFHRSSPSNRAITFALEQFKIIDSLDIPFILIAGNHSTPRTNLSSPILKIFDNFKNVYAAYNQEYKKIEFGHIIFHALPHMNDETKALSQIELCEESIDKSKKNIMMMHCSVGAFYLMNEFGEWVYPSEKEYIFKMMDYVALGHWHGFGKVGKHENVYYSGSTERTSLNDKRNSKGFAEISLYDELKVEYKEIKIRPIVVKEIDCEDYENSVSKIDTSDVKDAIVEVKLTNLSVLQSIDIQNSEIKKIFTDAMSVSVKREFKHVSSETAMMEAEAVSLEEFFLEHIKEEAKGEEFERLKLKVQELFAHYEEVCDDTI, from the coding sequence TTGAAAATATTACATTTTAGCGATACTCACTTAGGTTTTAACGACTTAGACATCTTAAATGAGGAAAACATAAACCAGAGAGAAGCGGACTTTTACGACGCTTTTGCTCAGGTCGTAGAGCAGATAAAAGAGATAAAACCCGATTATATTATCCATACGGGTGACCTTTTTCACCGCTCAAGCCCCTCAAACCGCGCTATCACTTTTGCGCTTGAACAGTTCAAGATCATAGACTCTCTTGATATCCCGTTCATCCTTATAGCGGGAAACCACTCAACGCCCAGAACAAATCTAAGCTCGCCCATCCTAAAGATATTTGACAACTTTAAAAACGTATATGCGGCGTACAATCAAGAATATAAAAAGATAGAGTTCGGGCACATAATATTTCACGCCCTGCCCCATATGAACGACGAAACAAAGGCGCTTTCACAGATAGAGCTATGCGAAGAGAGCATTGACAAAAGTAAAAAGAATATAATGATGATGCACTGCTCCGTGGGTGCTTTTTATCTTATGAACGAGTTTGGCGAGTGGGTCTATCCGAGTGAAAAAGAGTATATCTTTAAGATGATGGACTATGTCGCACTCGGGCATTGGCACGGTTTTGGAAAGGTCGGCAAGCATGAAAACGTCTACTACAGCGGCTCTACAGAGAGAACAAGTCTTAATGATAAACGAAACTCTAAAGGCTTTGCGGAGATAAGCTTGTACGATGAGCTAAAGGTCGAATACAAAGAGATAAAAATCCGTCCCATAGTCGTAAAAGAGATAGATTGCGAGGATTATGAAAACTCCGTCTCAAAGATCGATACAAGCGACGTAAAAGATGCAATAGTCGAGGTAAAACTTACAAATTTGAGCGTTCTGCAATCCATTGACATTCAAAACTCGGAGATAAAAAAGATTTTTACAGATGCTATGAGCGTATCGGTAAAGCGAGAGTTCAAGCATGTCAGCAGTGAGACAGCGATGATGGAAGCCGAAGCCGTATCACTTGAGGAGTTTTTTCTTGAACACATAAAAGAGGAAGCAAAAGGAGAGGAGTTTGAGAGGCTAAAACTCAAAGTCCAAGAGCTCTTTGCACACTACGAGGAGGTTTGTGATGATACTATCTAG
- a CDS encoding DUF4824 family protein: MKIFKLSSKLFASAFVLLVITNAVMLLGVYLNRSSEATSEVTLTQRELQLPSYIRKENNSVSLRLVYRTANKSSRSHQDNFLNHDKLEELGFDTDKYLYSKESTRTPTKEVFIVLENNGELYKKSLKSAEAVLMEKEALYNANKDDKKKQRDYENAKNNFTREQISQSRLFAIDAGLEYEGLRQKYPNKTDYLIVKGVVGLVKDYKEKILYGYIQRLNVQTVHLPYKFKYLLKEIGPINSHNNTRNTSLQYKVEVKYGSRYEPFITSVKRIY, from the coding sequence ATGAAAATATTTAAATTATCCTCCAAGCTTTTTGCATCCGCTTTTGTACTGTTAGTTATTACAAACGCGGTTATGCTTCTGGGTGTTTATCTTAATCGATCAAGTGAGGCGACATCAGAAGTAACATTAACACAAAGAGAACTTCAACTGCCAAGTTATATAAGAAAAGAGAACAATAGCGTATCTCTTAGGCTTGTATATAGAACTGCAAACAAATCAAGTCGCTCACATCAGGATAATTTTCTAAACCATGATAAATTAGAAGAGTTGGGTTTTGATACAGATAAGTACTTATATTCTAAAGAGAGCACAAGGACACCAACCAAGGAAGTCTTTATCGTACTGGAAAATAATGGTGAATTATATAAAAAATCTTTAAAATCAGCAGAAGCAGTATTAATGGAAAAAGAGGCTTTATATAATGCTAATAAAGACGACAAGAAGAAGCAAAGAGATTATGAGAATGCCAAAAATAATTTTACTCGTGAACAAATATCACAATCAAGACTTTTTGCTATCGATGCAGGTTTAGAGTATGAAGGATTAAGACAGAAGTATCCCAATAAAACAGATTATCTTATAGTCAAAGGAGTTGTAGGGCTAGTTAAAGATTATAAAGAAAAAATCTTGTACGGTTATATACAACGGCTTAATGTTCAAACTGTTCATCTGCCTTATAAATTTAAATATCTTTTAAAAGAGATCGGACCAATAAATAGTCATAATAACACGCGAAACACCTCTTTACAATACAAGGTAGAAGTAAAGTATGGAAGCAGATATGAACCTTTCATTACTTCTGTAAAAAGAATATATTAA
- a CDS encoding DUF2157 domain-containing protein, with protein sequence MNKTSTLTAQQRTDQIKSFQAELEILKDTDVVSLTAEQNEKIAKYHQNLLSNYSLEFDIDTTKNEKQLSLGMKIVSFLAALGLAFSIFFLFLQFWGDFKESTQVFILISTPTVLVFFTYYLSNKQNKDYYTKIAALLTFTTFVLNISMIAQIFNITPSPNASLIFSLFAFLLAYALNTRLLLGIGIIFFSFFLSAKVGVWGGAYWINFSNHPENFFPVALILFLLSFINHSKYTNFDVVYRYFSMFLFFLPVLILSNNGSISYINLAEDSIEGFYQVIGFAFSAFAIYIGIKKGLSEVTNMGNVFFVIFLYTKFFNWWWNWMPKYIFFLIIGISAVFILMILKRVRSELLKGKRENLL encoded by the coding sequence ATGAATAAAACATCAACCCTTACAGCCCAACAAAGAACAGATCAAATTAAATCATTTCAAGCAGAACTTGAAATATTAAAAGACACAGATGTAGTTTCACTTACTGCTGAACAAAATGAAAAGATAGCTAAATACCACCAAAATCTTTTATCAAACTACTCTTTAGAGTTTGACATAGATACAACTAAAAATGAAAAGCAACTTAGTCTTGGTATGAAAATAGTCTCGTTTTTAGCGGCTCTTGGATTGGCATTTAGTATATTTTTTCTATTTTTGCAATTTTGGGGCGACTTTAAAGAAAGTACACAAGTTTTTATACTTATTTCCACCCCAACTGTTTTAGTTTTCTTTACATACTACCTATCAAATAAACAAAACAAAGATTACTATACAAAAATCGCCGCTCTACTTACTTTTACTACATTTGTATTAAATATATCTATGATTGCTCAAATATTCAATATTACACCTTCGCCAAATGCTTCCTTAATATTCTCGCTGTTTGCATTTTTACTAGCTTACGCTCTAAACACAAGACTGCTTTTAGGCATAGGAATTATATTCTTTTCGTTTTTTCTATCAGCGAAAGTTGGAGTTTGGGGTGGAGCTTATTGGATTAACTTTTCAAATCATCCTGAGAACTTTTTTCCGGTTGCTTTAATCCTGTTTTTACTCTCTTTTATAAATCATTCCAAATACACAAACTTTGATGTTGTTTACAGATATTTTTCTATGTTTTTATTTTTCTTGCCTGTATTAATCTTATCAAATAATGGCTCAATCAGTTATATAAATCTAGCTGAAGACTCAATAGAGGGTTTCTACCAAGTTATAGGATTTGCTTTTAGTGCCTTCGCCATATATATTGGGATAAAAAAAGGTCTCTCTGAAGTTACAAATATGGGAAATGTATTTTTTGTCATTTTTCTATATACAAAGTTTTTTAACTGGTGGTGGAACTGGATGCCAAAATATATTTTCTTTCTAATAATAGGGATAAGTGCCGTTTTCATACTTATGATACTCAAAAGAGTTAGAAGCGAGTTGTTAAAAGGTAAAAGGGAGAATCTATTATGA
- the glmU gene encoding bifunctional UDP-N-acetylglucosamine diphosphorylase/glucosamine-1-phosphate N-acetyltransferase GlmU — MNKNRISIVILAAGKGSRMKSSKAKVLHTVCGREMLYYIIKASREISDDITVVIAHQKDAVQKAVSSYFNDINFVTQDDINFPGTGGAMKNVSVKNEKVLVLNGDMPLISAKALDGFLHNDSDIVMSIFDLPNPDGYGRVIIKDGEVQKIVEQKDASKLELSVTTVNAGIYAFSKKVLDKYIPLLGNDNAQKEYYLTDVISMARADGLTISPLLVDEEHFRGVNSKKDLSVAEEIMQDRIKTKWMEAGVRMQLPSTIYIEEGVIFEGECIVENGCRITGNSKIISSHIKAHSVIEDSVVKNSDVGPLAHLRPASELEDTHIGNFVEVKKSTLKGVKAGHLSYIGDATVDEGTNIGAGVITCNYDGVKKYQTIIGKNVFVGSDSQLVAPVTIEDDVMIAAGTTVTSGKVESGSLAISRTKLRTIKDFYYKFFKK; from the coding sequence ATGAACAAAAACAGAATCAGTATAGTTATCTTGGCTGCCGGAAAAGGGAGTCGAATGAAATCCTCAAAAGCGAAGGTTTTACATACTGTTTGCGGCAGAGAGATGCTCTATTACATTATAAAAGCATCACGCGAAATAAGCGATGATATAACCGTGGTCATCGCTCACCAAAAGGATGCCGTACAAAAAGCTGTAAGCTCATACTTTAACGATATAAACTTTGTCACTCAAGACGATATCAACTTTCCGGGAACCGGCGGGGCTATGAAAAACGTCTCTGTCAAAAATGAAAAAGTCCTTGTTCTAAACGGAGATATGCCGCTCATCTCTGCCAAAGCTCTTGATGGATTTCTGCATAACGACTCCGACATCGTAATGTCCATCTTTGACCTGCCAAACCCCGATGGATACGGCCGTGTTATCATAAAAGACGGTGAAGTACAAAAGATAGTCGAACAAAAAGATGCCTCTAAACTTGAACTCTCAGTTACAACCGTAAATGCCGGCATATACGCTTTTTCTAAAAAAGTTTTGGACAAATATATCCCTCTTCTTGGCAACGACAACGCTCAAAAAGAGTACTACCTTACAGATGTGATCTCCATGGCAAGAGCTGACGGACTTACTATTTCTCCTCTTTTGGTAGACGAAGAGCACTTCAGGGGCGTAAACTCCAAAAAAGATCTCTCTGTCGCCGAGGAGATAATGCAAGATAGAATCAAAACCAAATGGATGGAAGCGGGTGTGAGAATGCAGCTTCCTTCAACCATCTACATTGAAGAGGGTGTCATTTTCGAGGGCGAGTGCATAGTTGAGAACGGATGCCGTATAACGGGCAATTCCAAGATAATCAGCTCACATATAAAAGCGCACAGCGTTATTGAAGATAGCGTAGTTAAAAACTCCGACGTAGGACCTCTGGCTCATCTGCGCCCTGCTTCAGAACTTGAAGATACGCATATAGGAAACTTTGTCGAGGTTAAAAAATCCACCCTAAAAGGTGTAAAAGCTGGACATCTAAGCTACATAGGAGATGCAACGGTCGATGAGGGAACAAACATCGGCGCGGGAGTCATTACCTGCAACTACGACGGAGTTAAAAAGTACCAGACCATCATCGGCAAGAATGTATTTGTAGGAAGCGACAGCCAGCTTGTAGCCCCTGTGACCATCGAAGATGATGTGATGATAGCCGCAGGAACAACTGTTACAAGCGGAAAAGTCGAAAGCGGCTCTCTGGCAATAAGCAGAACAAAACTAAGAACCATAAAAGATTTTTACTATAAGTTTTTCAAAAAATAG
- a CDS encoding motility protein A, whose product MDLGTVIGIVLVFALLMGAMAMGVGVGPYIDIPSVLIVIGGSIGALMVSFKPSQMKSFVKIFMVAVKPPQEDKVELIKKLVAFATKARKDGILALEGEVNDEQNDFLRKGLSMAIDGNEPDNIRELLEIEMEQTSTRHKVNGSMFSQWAGLAGAMGMVGTLIGLVAMLLNMADPSAIGPSMAVALLTTMYGAIIGNVLGTPIANILGIRNDEETLIKEMILTGIMSIQSGDAPRALEAKLLSYLPPKERVSQYN is encoded by the coding sequence ATGGATTTAGGTACGGTCATAGGTATTGTTTTAGTCTTTGCACTTCTGATGGGTGCAATGGCGATGGGTGTGGGAGTAGGCCCTTATATCGATATCCCTTCAGTTCTTATCGTTATCGGCGGTAGTATCGGTGCGTTGATGGTATCGTTCAAGCCCTCACAGATGAAATCTTTCGTTAAAATCTTTATGGTAGCGGTAAAGCCTCCTCAAGAGGACAAAGTAGAACTTATAAAAAAACTTGTCGCATTTGCAACAAAAGCCAGAAAAGACGGCATATTGGCGCTTGAGGGCGAAGTAAATGACGAGCAGAACGACTTTTTAAGAAAAGGTCTCTCTATGGCGATTGACGGCAATGAGCCTGATAACATAAGAGAGCTTTTAGAGATAGAGATGGAGCAGACAAGCACGCGCCACAAGGTAAACGGTTCAATGTTTAGCCAATGGGCAGGTCTTGCAGGTGCTATGGGTATGGTCGGAACACTTATCGGTCTTGTTGCCATGCTTTTAAATATGGCTGACCCTTCGGCGATCGGTCCATCTATGGCGGTCGCACTCCTAACTACCATGTACGGTGCGATCATCGGTAACGTTTTGGGGACACCTATTGCCAACATACTGGGCATAAGAAATGATGAGGAGACTCTCATAAAAGAGATGATACTTACGGGCATAATGTCGATTCAATCAGGAGATGCTCCAAGAGCACTAGAGGCAAAACTGCTTAGCTATCTGCCTCCAAAAGAGCGTGTGAGTCAATATAACTAA
- a CDS encoding flagellar motor protein MotB, with product MAKKKCPECEKCLPLWLVAFGDLMSLLLCFFVLLLSMSSMDAKKISEAIGSLSGAMSVLEGGIKTEVSKRRIQESTPIESADETSEQVNRVMQALTEVNEMTAEGDGPAVSLEEAQDGFVIELPAALLFKSGSATIQSEDALLFLKRIALIVGELPNQTKVSVQGHTDNQLPGTGSPYKDNWELSSARAISVLQELLLNGVDPKRINAAGFSEFSPKATNVTESGREKNRRVELHFYGADPDDKQKVEQGVLDKAASK from the coding sequence ATGGCTAAGAAAAAATGTCCTGAATGTGAAAAGTGTCTCCCGCTGTGGCTTGTAGCCTTTGGAGACCTTATGTCACTGCTTTTGTGCTTCTTTGTCCTTCTTCTCTCAATGTCAAGCATGGATGCAAAAAAGATATCTGAAGCCATAGGTTCACTCTCTGGAGCTATGAGCGTCTTGGAGGGCGGTATTAAAACCGAGGTCTCCAAAAGACGTATCCAAGAGTCAACTCCTATTGAGTCTGCTGATGAGACCTCTGAACAGGTAAACAGAGTTATGCAGGCACTTACTGAAGTAAACGAGATGACCGCAGAGGGCGACGGTCCTGCCGTATCTCTTGAAGAGGCGCAAGACGGTTTTGTGATCGAACTTCCTGCCGCTCTGCTTTTCAAATCAGGCAGTGCTACCATACAGAGTGAGGACGCGCTTCTCTTCCTAAAAAGAATAGCACTTATAGTAGGTGAGCTTCCAAACCAAACAAAAGTAAGCGTTCAAGGACATACAGATAATCAGTTGCCGGGAACGGGCAGTCCATATAAAGATAACTGGGAACTCTCTTCTGCCAGAGCGATCTCTGTACTTCAGGAACTTCTTTTAAACGGAGTAGATCCAAAACGAATAAATGCAGCAGGATTTTCAGAGTTCTCTCCAAAAGCAACCAATGTTACAGAGAGCGGCAGAGAGAAAAACCGTAGAGTCGAGCTTCACTTTTACGGTGCAGATCCTGACGATAAACAAAAAGTCGAGCAAGGCGTCTTGGATAAGGCAGCAAGCAAATAA
- the fliP gene encoding flagellar type III secretion system pore protein FliP (The bacterial flagellar biogenesis protein FliP forms a type III secretion system (T3SS)-type pore required for flagellar assembly.) — translation MFKLFLLFLWLGAASLFGAENVAIPTMNFELSAPSSPQQLVSSLNVLVLLTLLFLAPSMVLVMTTFTRFVIVFGFLRQALGTQQVPPTQLLVMLAMILTFFVMEPVGVKAYENGIKPYIEEKIGYEEAFDETTLPFKNFMIRNTREKDLALFFRIRKMENPTTVADVPLSVIIPAFVISELKTAFEIGFLLFLPFLVIDMVVASILMSMGMMMLPPIMIALPFKILVFILIDGWNLLIGNLIASIK, via the coding sequence ATGTTTAAGCTTTTTCTACTTTTTTTGTGGCTGGGAGCAGCCTCTCTCTTTGGAGCTGAAAACGTCGCTATTCCAACTATGAACTTTGAGCTCTCCGCTCCCTCTTCTCCTCAGCAGCTAGTAAGCTCACTTAATGTTCTGGTTCTCTTAACGCTCCTTTTCCTGGCTCCTAGCATGGTGCTTGTGATGACGACTTTTACAAGGTTTGTCATAGTTTTTGGCTTTTTAAGACAGGCCCTTGGTACACAACAGGTTCCTCCCACGCAGCTATTGGTTATGCTTGCGATGATACTCACATTCTTTGTTATGGAACCTGTAGGTGTAAAAGCCTATGAAAACGGAATTAAGCCGTACATAGAAGAGAAAATTGGTTATGAAGAGGCGTTTGATGAAACAACTCTTCCATTTAAGAACTTTATGATCAGAAATACCAGAGAGAAGGACTTGGCTCTCTTTTTTAGAATAAGAAAGATGGAGAACCCGACTACGGTCGCAGATGTTCCTCTATCGGTTATTATTCCGGCCTTTGTCATAAGCGAGCTAAAGACCGCTTTTGAGATAGGCTTTTTGCTCTTTTTACCGTTTTTGGTCATAGATATGGTTGTTGCATCAATTTTGATGTCTATGGGTATGATGATGTTGCCGCCTATTATGATAGCGCTGCCCTTTAAGATACTTGTCTTTATTCTCATAGACGGATGGAACTTGTTAATAGGCAATCTGATAGCCTCGATAAAATAG
- the trmA gene encoding tRNA (uridine(54)-C5)-methyltransferase TrmA has product MNCKYFGECGACRVYEDGYEHQLSLKADINQDRFRPYYDGVISLFRSPESHYRSRSEFKIWHTDDDIHYAMNRIDKSGVLLIDECPQVSEPIAALMPKLLDAIKKHDIGFKLFGADFLSSTRGETVVSLLYHRKLDEQWREIVQSIASELGVYIIGRSRGQKLVVGQDYVTEHLDVDGMEFRFNYIENSFTQPNSKVNEQMLSWALKNLPKSESDLLELYCGAGNFTIPFSLKFRKVLATEISKSSINAAKVNMKLNSVNNIEFVRMSVEEFVQALDGVREFNRMRDVDIKSYDIKTIFVDPPRSGMDEATCEFASRYDNILYISCNPETLARDLDTLCKTHSVSDMALFDQFPYTHHAEMGVRLIRKGSAL; this is encoded by the coding sequence GTGAATTGTAAATATTTCGGTGAATGTGGTGCTTGTAGAGTTTATGAAGATGGATACGAGCATCAGCTCTCATTAAAAGCAGATATAAACCAAGATAGATTCAGACCATACTATGATGGAGTCATATCCCTCTTTAGGTCTCCAGAAAGTCACTACCGCTCAAGAAGCGAGTTTAAGATCTGGCACACGGATGATGATATTCACTATGCTATGAACCGCATAGACAAAAGCGGTGTTCTACTTATAGATGAGTGCCCACAGGTTAGCGAGCCGATCGCCGCTTTGATGCCAAAACTCTTAGATGCCATAAAAAAGCACGATATCGGCTTTAAGCTTTTCGGTGCCGATTTTTTAAGCTCAACAAGAGGCGAGACAGTAGTCTCACTCCTCTACCACAGAAAGTTGGATGAGCAGTGGAGAGAAATAGTCCAGAGCATAGCTTCAGAGCTTGGTGTCTATATAATAGGACGAAGCAGGGGTCAAAAGCTTGTAGTCGGTCAGGATTACGTAACAGAGCATTTAGATGTGGATGGAATGGAGTTTAGATTTAACTATATAGAGAACAGTTTTACTCAGCCAAACTCAAAGGTAAATGAGCAGATGCTCTCGTGGGCTTTGAAAAACCTTCCAAAAAGCGAAAGTGATCTGCTTGAGCTATACTGCGGAGCAGGCAACTTTACCATACCTTTTTCACTCAAATTCAGAAAAGTTTTGGCTACTGAGATATCAAAATCCTCAATAAACGCCGCAAAAGTAAATATGAAATTGAACAGTGTCAATAACATAGAGTTCGTTCGAATGAGCGTTGAGGAGTTTGTTCAGGCTCTTGATGGCGTAAGAGAGTTTAATAGAATGAGAGATGTAGATATAAAATCTTACGACATTAAGACAATATTCGTTGATCCGCCAAGAAGCGGTATGGATGAGGCTACGTGTGAGTTTGCTTCGAGGTACGATAATATCTTGTATATCTCTTGTAATCCAGAGACACTGGCAAGAGATCTGGACACTCTATGCAAGACACACTCTGTTTCGGATATGGCTCTTTTTGATCAGTTTCCATATACTCATCACGCAGAGATGGGTGTCAGACTAATCAGAAAAGGGAGCGCTCTGTGA